The Salvelinus fontinalis isolate EN_2023a chromosome 24, ASM2944872v1, whole genome shotgun sequence genome has a segment encoding these proteins:
- the LOC129822102 gene encoding POU domain class 2-associating factor 2-like encodes MPGSHMIPGYYSMRRPFISDSDFSPKQFSADVYSSSLGGKPLGCDSSAMSGYSSFKDSYYQETFGDYRSSAFTTGGSSIFPSSALSGLLPSFSGESPHFLLRDSWEQSVADPVTQGEGLCADGLTSVPVSLPSPDPPGSPAQYRCSTRSSSMASAQPYALHPLEEVHYHTSYPAASTFTCPSYMTVSNDLASKMAPLANEDSDSTLTTHSDTHSWVKEDVGSSWSPYEIRRTY; translated from the exons GGTCTCACATGATCCCTGGCTACTACAGCATGAGGCGACCCTTCATCTCTGACTCGGACTTCTCCCCCAAGCAGTTTTCAGCCGATGTCTACTCCTCATCCCTTGGGGGCAAGCCTCTGGGTTGTGATTCATCGGCCATGTCGGGATACTCCTCCTTCAAAGACAGCTACTACCAGGAAACGTTCGGAGACTACCGCAGTTCAGCCTTCACCACCGGAGGGAGCTCCATCTTCCCCAGCTCCGCCCTGTCCGGTCTGCTACCATCTTTCTCCGGAGAGTCCCCCCACTTCCTCCTG AGAGATTCATGGGAGCAGTCAGTGGCAGACCCAGTGACCCAGGGAGAGGGCTTGTGTGCAGACGGCCtgacctctgttccagtctccctgCCCAGCCCCGACCCTCCTGGGAGCCCCGCACAGTACCGCTGCTCCACCCGTAGCTCCTCCATGGCATCGGCGCAGCCCTATGCCCTTCACCCTCTGGAAGAAGTACACTATCACACCTCTTACCCTGCTGCCTCCACTTTCACATGTCCTTCCTATATGACTGTCTCCAATGACCTAGCCTCCAAGATGGCCCCTCTAGCTAATGAGGACTCTGACAGTACCCTCACCACACATAGTGACACGCACTCGTGGGTGAAAGAAGATGTCGGAAGCTCTTGGTCACCATATGAGATTCGGAGGACTTATTAA